The following DNA comes from Macaca thibetana thibetana isolate TM-01 chromosome 14, ASM2454274v1, whole genome shotgun sequence.
ACATATTGGTTTTCCATTGCTTactaagaaggaggaggaagaacattTTGAAAGCCTGGTGATGTACAGAGGAAAAACATGGCTAATACTGGGAAAAGATTTGACAAAGCCAGTAATGCCATGATCTATCACAGATGGATCCATCCAGATCCGGGGGAAAGActgatgtttaaaaagaaaaaaaaagaatgtagatgCCTAGTTCCAGCAAGAACTAGCTGCCTTAATTTGGGAAAGTCACCTAGCCATCCTACTGCTCAAAAGTAATCTTTTCTGTAGACCTCCTCAAAGAGTGACTGCCGGGATTAAATGAGCGGAGATTATGTTGTATAAGTGTTTTGAATGCAAAGCAGTGATCAACCTTTATGATTCCCTTAAAAAACATAGACATAAAATCTAATGTTATCATTAATAATGTCTCACAACTATGATGATTCTTGAATTGTGGTTCATATCTCCAGTGATACAAAAAAAGTCCTCAAATAATCCTGACATTTCATATCCTTCTACCCTGGGAGGAGGAGTGTGTGTTTGAATGTATCCTGCcctccctttaaaaatatttgctcttaCATTGTAAGAATATTGTTTTAATAATGGGCGTTTGTATTTCAAGTaagtataacaaaaatatttgctaCAGAAACTTAGTTGGCTATGGCAGTTACATTCCAAGGATAATGCCTCGTAACTTGAATCACAAGCCTTTCCATAACTTAGAAGCAAATCACAGTCACTTAATTGACTAGTTTTATTTCTCCAGTATGTTCACTTGATTGACAGCAAGCCAAGATATTCTTCCATGTCCTCagcctcctctttcttccctagGACTGGCTTCCATGGAGGTGAGGAACTGCTCCATAGTGACAGAGTTCATCCTTTTGGGAATCCCACACACAGAGGGGCTGGAGATGGTACTTTTTGTCTTATTCCTGCCCTTCTATGCCTGCACTCTACTGGGAAATGTGTCTATCCTTGTTGCTGTTATGTTTTCTGCTCGCCTTCACACACCTATGTATTTCTTCCTGGGAAACTTGTCTGTGTTTGACATGGGTTTCTCCTCAGTGACTTGTCCCAAAATGCTGCTCTACCTTATGGGGCTGAGTCGACTCATCTCCTACAAAGACTGTGTCTGCCAGCTCTTCTTCTTCCACTTCCTGGGGAGCATTGAGTGCTTCTTGTATACAGTGATGGCCTATGACCGCTTCACTGCCATCTGTTATCCTCTGCGATACACAGTCATCATGAACCCAAGAATCTGTGTGGCCCTGGCTGTGGGCACGTGGCTGTTAGGGTGCATTCATTCTAGTATCTTGACCTCCCTCACCTTTGCCTTACCATACTGTGGTTCCAATGAAGTGGATCACTTCTTCTGTGACATTCCAGCGCTCTTGCCCTTGGCCTGTGCTGACACATCCTTTGCCCAGAGGGTGAGCTTCACCAACGTTGGCCTCATATCTCTTGTCTGCTTTCTCCTAATTCTTTTATCCTACACTAGAATCACGATTTCTATCTTAAGTATTCGTACAACTGAGGGCCGTCGCCGTGCCTTCTCCACCTGCAGCGCTCACCTCATTGCCATCCTCTGTGCCTATGGGCCCATCATCACTGTCTACCTGCAGCCCACACCCAACCCCATGCTGGGAACCATGGTGCAAATTCTGATGAATCTGGTAGGACCAATGCTGAACCCTTTGATCTACACCTTGAGGAATGAGGAAGTAAAAACAGCCCTGAAAACAATATTGCACAAGACAGGCCATGTTCCTGAGAGTTAGTAAGAGCTCAGGGTGCTGAGCTCTggaattccttataataaatggGTGCATGGCTCTGGAATTCCTTCTGCTTTGACATAGATATTTCATTCTGGAATCTTCATATGTGACAATGACTTGGAATTTTCAGCACTGTGCTGAATGGTATGGACCACTGTGCTATAATACAttatcttttacatattttattttatcatctaGGTTCTGCCTCTTCACCTATCTTCAAAGTCATATAGTCTTGGTTATTGTTACCTTGCCTTTCTTCTATAGAGAATTGCCTGTCCCTGAAAGGAAGGTATTttccattgtgtctttttttttttttttgcgccaCTTTTCTCAATTTACTCCCCTCATACTATTTGTGAGACAAACCTATAGGGAAaggcaataaaaagaagaaaagagattttaaacaACTGATTGagagaataatataattttaaaaacatattaactGACTAAGGACTAGAGTCAAGatgcagtgttttttgttttttgttttttgttttttttttcctctccaaatgTCTGGAAAGGGAATAACTTAGAATTTGTCAGCAAGGATGTTCATCCCATGTCTGACCCCATGCCTGATTAGTCTGCCTAAAGATTTCTAGGCAGATTGGCTTAGCCCCACTGCCTAAGGAAAGTAAAAAGCGTTGTGTCTAGTATACTAGACTTGGGTCTGTTTCCGTCTTGCTACCAGCTATTAGTGTGGTAACAATTTAGTAGCTTTATCAGGTCAGGCTGATGGATTGGGCCAAATGACTTTCCAAGCCTGATTCAAGGAGACCCGAGACTCCAGTGAATTTATCCTGAGGTTTCCTTGTTAAATACAGTTAGTGAGAACTTCCTGTTTACTTATCATATGTATTAGATTTCTAGTTAAGATTCCACTGGAAAAAGTTTGCAAGTTTCTGGACTTGTTGATCTCTGTGGTATGTTGTAAGATTAAAAAGCATgatgtatatctttttttctacCCATAACTTTAAAGGTGTTTCTACCTTTTCTTTAACACCTGAACCTCACCCTTACCTCTTGGGTATTCATTTGGGCTTGCTAGACTTGGTAAAGCTCTAAGCATCATTTCGTTTCCTGCCAAATAATTCtgctcttccaaaaaaaaattgtaaagaaaatatgtatacttGCATTTGGCCTCATGCAACCTCCTCCTTTTTGATGTGCATCAAAGTTATCTACCTTGGCTCAAAAACAGCTACACAGACGCTTTGTGGAGCCACTGATTAGATGTGAAATCCCATAGAAGACAGAGACACTCAGCATTTTCCTGGATTCATAGTACTAACCACTTAGGGTACACATAATTTTACCTCTTTACCCCTCTAACCAAAATACAAGCACCATGTCATTAAAATTCCAACTAGAAAGCTTCCCAATCCACTGtgatgtaattaaaataaattcagctTCATATTCTCCTTTTACCCATTTTCAAAAACTCATAAACATAACACTCGAATTGTAAAGTCTCTTTCCAGAATTCTCTGTATCCTTGGAACTGTCAAGTTTATAATTGTCTTAGTAGCCTCTTCACTCATTTGTGCCTCAAATTTCTGTCTTCGGTTCAGTAGTATGAAGATTGTCATTTATAGAGCCCTAATTATTTgtcatatattattataaatgctCTATaaaactatctcatttaatcttcaaaacaatctTTGATATTTGTgctattcttcccattttactgTGAGAGGCCCAGGATATGAATGCAAGGCTTTTACACTTAAACACTAAGAAACTCCTTCCAAAATGCTTAGAAATCTTTccaaccaagaagagagaagaaaccaAGAAGGAGCACTTGACTTCATCCATGCCAGCCCAAGAAGCACATCACATCCAAGATAAAGATATTTTCTCACACTCTTATGAAGAAAACGGTAACCAAGGGAGTCAATGGTGGGCTTAACTCCAGAATGTAGATGGTGGAGGCCTCAAGTGGGCAAGGCATCTCACTGTGGCAAAGGCCAGGGTGAGAAACGATTGGGCATACCAAGAGGCACACAGCAACGGAGACTCAAAAAAGAAGGGCCACGCAGAAATCAGAAGCACCATATCTTCGTGTCTTCTTCCAGTAAAAAATGGACACGAGTCATAGATGAAGGCACTGGAATCTTTGTATCACTGCGGATTGCTGGAAGGAGGAGAGACGACTGAGGATACAAAAATTGGCAAGACCTTGAAAGAAAGCTCTATCCCCAAACACCCACCGTATGCCTTCTTCTGTCACCTGTGCTCCACCCCTCTCGTTAGGAAGTTTCCTGACCAATGTAAGGAGTTGGCTGTTGATTTTCAGTTATTGATTTCCCACCCGATCTGGGCAATGATCCTTGATCCAGCAGCTCACAATCCTCCCTCTGAGCCCCAATATTGATTTGCATTTAGCTTGTTGAATCCGCTTTCTTTGGATTCATAGAACATCTCAAAAGCCCTGTTATTGGCCAAGGGAAAATCTGACAGAAGATCTCAGAGCCCCTCCCTGGCCCCAAAATGGTTTCAGATGTAACTCAACATTCCAGAGGAATGGTAGTAATGGAACTacgttttcccttttctctggtaTATACGTTTCTTATTAACATTATAAGACAAAGTGAACAGATAAAGACAAAACATCACATCCATTTTTAAAGGAATGCTGATCCACCATTAGAAAATCTATTTCCTATTACTGATTTAACTAAATCTGATTTTAATCACAATTTACGTAACTGTTTTGATTCCATTCTCAAATGTATAATCCTTTgagattttagttatttttaaagcttcttaGTAATGAATCATTAATTAGTAGCTTGCTATTACCAGAGTTAAAACACTTATTTACCATAGTTCTTCCAATATACTCTAAAGCTGTACTTCCTGTACAAACCTGTTTGGGGTCATTCACAGTCGCAGCAGAAAAGCTCTTGTATGTTCTCTGCTGTTCTAACTTGCTTAACAGAGACTATGGGGTAGCATTCTATGCTTTAatttctctgtcctcctcctttcTTAATTAGAAGCAACATTTTCCATGGCagtggatatttttttcttttcagttgagCTGttcactttagaaaataaataattagtttGACAAAGAAAAGCCAAGTCTAGCATCTCCAAGGATTTCTCCCATCCCTTCTGCTCCCAAACAGCCTGAAagtaaaaacaacttttatttcaggtatATTTACATCTTGAACAAAACAAACCATTTACAAGATGTGTTTATTCACTTTATTCAAGAATTCCTTCTCTGAACCCTCAGTTTGGGAGGCCCCGGGAGACCTGAGGCACAACAGTCTATGATAGGAGCAACACCGCGCCCAACATTCCCTAAAGAGGATCCAGACCCGGGAGCTTGCTAACATTCTTACTATGGAGAGGAGCTCAACATGCACACAGCAAGTCAACCTGAACATTTCCATGAAGGAGGCCACTCTGTCATGGTGGTTAGAGCActggtttcaaaatatatttttatccctGAAATTCTGCCATTAAAGAACAAATTTCCTCTCAAATCCCACCTTCTCCTTTCAAAAGCAAATTTCCTGGGAAGTAATAGAAATGAGATAATATCTAGCTCAAGAAAGATATTTATGATTGGTAGGAGAAGTAAGAAGGCAGACAAGCAAGTACATATAAATGTTTTTCTCTACATCGATTTGGCCAAAGATCAGCACTGATATCCTCAAATCTCTTTCCCATAGGCGTCCCAGAGAAGTAATTCAGTCGGTATTTATTAAATTCCTGTTTTGCAGCAGATACTATTGTTATGCTAACTTGATAAAGATGGACAAGATCCCTGCCCTGAAGGAGTCCACCATCTGTTTTTAGAATCATACAGAATAGATGGTCcataataaaatgtgataataaCAGCAGGATATGCTTTCCTAGGGCTTACCATGTGTTAGGTATTCTCAAGCACTTTACCTACATTAACTCATGCGGTCCTCACCATAAtcctattatctcattttatacaagagaaaactgagagacagagaaattaagaaatgtttCCAGCTAGTAAGTAACTAAGCTAGGATGTCTTGCAGGCTGTCTCTGACAAAGCAGGAACACCGTCATCTTGGACAAACACCACCATTTtaagttccagctccctttctaaCCTCATGTATTTCAaagaaatcacttctcttctaacaacaagtagccagaaagagtcgacagtaaaacacagataagacagctTGAGCACAGAGAGAGGGGGGAAAGTCTCTTGGGTAACCACCAAACTTACACTCAtacaatgggccccagtaaaacagtgggccctaataagcacattcctttctCTTTAGGTGCACTAAGATAGGTAAGCTAAAAACAGACTCTGGGGGTACGTCTGCAGCTGCAGGAAGATGTACAGGAACAGACACAaaaactctccctcccagataagcaaGACAAAGAGACATAGAAACATTCTGAGCCTGTGATAAGCTCTCCCACCCCAAACCCTTAAATACTCTTAGTCCATAAGAGAGAGTGCTCCTGACTTAACttggccagaagcccctctcaagtttattctccaaaaaaaacctgtctttgactgttgagcTGCTTTTAGTGTTTCCTTCCCCCTTCTTCAACTCTTACAGTCTCCAGTGATCttccttttaataatttcattacaACATCAGCATCATAAATTCAGAGAAGCAATGAGAGCATGGAAAAGTGACCAATTATTTCTACCAAGGCTGTTTGGGAAGGCTTTGCAGGAAAGGTGGGATGTGAGCCGGGCTATGAGGGATGCATGGAGGGGAGAGTGAATAAACATCAGACAGAGGGTGAGAAAGTGCAGAATCAGAAGGAAGGGAACATCTTGTGGAAGCATGGGCATGTACTAAGCACACTATTTCCAGGGAGAACTATATTAGTATAATAAAAGAAGATTGGAGGTGGAAgtgaaagacagaagaaagaaaatagggagagagaaggagatgg
Coding sequences within:
- the LOC126934805 gene encoding putative olfactory receptor 10D3, with the translated sequence MEVRNCSIVTEFILLGIPHTEGLEMVLFVLFLPFYACTLLGNVSILVAVMFSARLHTPMYFFLGNLSVFDMGFSSVTCPKMLLYLMGLSRLISYKDCVCQLFFFHFLGSIECFLYTVMAYDRFTAICYPLRYTVIMNPRICVALAVGTWLLGCIHSSILTSLTFALPYCGSNEVDHFFCDIPALLPLACADTSFAQRVSFTNVGLISLVCFLLILLSYTRITISILSIRTTEGRRRAFSTCSAHLIAILCAYGPIITVYLQPTPNPMLGTMVQILMNLVGPMLNPLIYTLRNEEVKTALKTILHKTGHVPES